One window of Amaranthus tricolor cultivar Red isolate AtriRed21 chromosome 13, ASM2621246v1, whole genome shotgun sequence genomic DNA carries:
- the LOC130798423 gene encoding protein ENHANCER OF LHP1 1, with translation MKVKPVKLREAHKNTNNGKPSICSVLWDNKSTHIATSSSSDSSIFIYESLLLSTPLKNLRYHQDGVTALALSPNSTCLASGSIDRTVKLYKFPSGEFQNNITRFTLPIRTLAFNKSGSLLAAAGDDEGIKLINTIDATIARVLKGHKGSVTSLAFDPKNEYLASLDTKGTVIFWELLTGNMLHTLKGVAPDTTSDVSIMNVLCWSPDGEILSVPGLKNDVVMYDRDTAEKLGSLRGEHVKPICFLSWSPNGKYMATSGLDNQVLIWDFGKKQDIDRQKFDDRICHMAWKPTGNALAVIDVMGKYGVWESVIPSSMKSPTEDVPSIQSNCSNGLLLFDEDEQEPSISASLSDLGEDSIGESVPQSRKRLRKSSSFEENLEDNIYEDLNVAPRFESHKRPAKVHKDGLHGGDGKPKGAIIHNSSKMQEPFQPGATPVLPGTKCFLCYNMLGSVTTMQHDGYSHIEVDFHDTSQGPRVPAMTDYFGFTMASLNENGSVLANRQMGEKNTSTLMYRPFSCWANNSEWSMRFENEEVKAVALGTGWVAAVTSAQFLRIFTAGGLQRHILSLDGPVVTAAGFKDELAVVIHSSQPLSSNDQMLDFKVFNIRHGTQPLKGRLPLSPGSSLEWFGFSEEGRLASYDSKGMLRVYSDQFGGSWLPLFSASKVKKPDENYWVVGLNAEKLFCIVCKSPDLYPKVSSKPVLSLLDLSFPLASSDLGAENLEKEFIFRNTRLSQIHKTMDETEAAGMDCTTLDDEAFDMETALDRCILRLIASCCNGDKLVRATELVKLLSMEKSVRGAIKLASTLKLPNLAERFSSILEEQFLNDTTKNTVQSHPNSVPATSTKVDTIDKSFISPNTLTEKSISRNKTLSNNLSSSLTNEPSEPITPSPTPKFTAPIFPKKKLQGSNFHKEKTEPNKLVAVNDSSMKQNDGTYLTKEVKFLGASNPFAKSAKLSTVPEKSSLLDSIKKMKTLT, from the exons ATGAAAGTGAAACCAGTAAAACTAAGAGAAGCGCACAAAAACACCAATAATGGCAAACCTTCAATTTGCTCGGTTTTGTGGGACAACAAATCAACCCATATTGCCACTTCTTCTTCATCAGATTCgtccatttttatttatgaatctCTACTTCTTTCCACGCCTTTGAAGAATCTCCGTTACCATCAAGATGGTGTCACCGCCTTGGCTCTCAGTCCTAACTCTACTTGCCTCGCTTCCGGATCTATTGATCGTACCGTCAAACTCTACAAATTCCCAA GTGGTGAGTTCCAAAACAATATTACCAGATTCACGTTGCCAATTCGCACCCTTGCTTTTAACAAATCCGGAAGCTTGTTAGCAGCAGCTGGTGATGATGAAGGCATTAAGCTCATCAATACTATTGATGCTACTATCGCGAGAGTTCTTAAAGGACACAAGGGATCTGTCACTAGCTTGGCTTTTGATCCAAAAAATGAGTACCTTGCTTCTCTTGATACTAAGGGGACTGTGATATTCTGGGAGCTGCTAACAGGAAACATGTTACATACTTTAAAAGGAGTGGCCCCTGATACAACTTCAGATGTGTCCATTATGAATGTACTTTGCTGGAGTCCTGATGGTGAAATATTATCTGTTCCAGGTCTGAAAAATGATGTGGTAATGTATGACAGAGATACTGCTGAAAAGCTAGGTTCACTGAGAGGTGAGCATGTCAAACCTATTTGTTTCTTGTCTTGGTCACCTAATGGAAAGTATATGGCTACATCTGGTTTAGATAACCAAGTTCTAATATGGGATTTTGGCAAGAAACAAGACATTGATCGACAAAAGTTTGATGACAGAATATGTCATATGGCATGGAAACCAACTGGTAATGCACTAGCTGTTATTGATGTAATGGGAAAGTATGGTGTTTGGGAATCTGTAATTCCTTCATCAATGAAGTCTCCAACAGAAGATGTTCCCAGTATACAGTCAAATTGCAGCAATGGACTTCTCTTATTTGATGAGGACGAACAAGAGCCAAGTATCTCTGCTAGTTTAAGTGATTTGGGGGAAGACAGTATTGGAGAATCAGTGCCTCAAAGTCGAAAAAGATTGCGGAAGTCATCTTCGTTTGAAGAAAATTTGGAAGACAACATTTATGAGGATTTGAATGTAGCTCCAAGGTTTGAATCGCATAAACGGCCTGCTAAGGTTCACAAGGATGGTTTGCATGGAGGAGACGGGAAGCCTAAAGGCGCGATCATACATAATAGTTCAAAAatgcaagagccatttcagccTGGTGCAACTCCTGTGCTGCCTGGAACTAAGTGTTTTCTATGCTACAATATGCTTGGAAGCGTAACCACTATGCAGCACGATGGATATTCACACATTGAG GTTGATTTTCATGACACAAGTCAAGGTCCAAGAGTTCCAGCAATGACTGATTATTTTGGTTTTACAATGGCTTCCCTAAATGAGAATGGAAGTGTTCTTGCAAATCGACAGATGGGTGAGAAGAATACGAGCACTCTCATGTATCGACCATTTAGCTGCTGGGCAAATAACAGTGAG TGGTCTATGCGGTTTGAAAACGAAGAAGTGAAAGCTGTGGCTCTTGGTACTGGATGGGTGGCCGCAGTAACTAGTGCTCAATTTCTCCGCATCTTCACTGCGGGTGGTTTGCAG AGACATATTCTCTCCCTTGATGGACCAGTTGTCACTGCAGCAGGCTTCAAAGATGAACTTGCAGttgttattcattcttcacaaCCTCTTTCTTCTAATGATCAG ATGTTAgatttcaaagtgttcaacatTCGACATGGAACTCAACCCCTGAAAGGACGCCTGCCCTTGTCACCCGGTTCATCATTAGAATGGTTTGGGTTCAGTGAGGAAGGCCGATTAGCTTCTTATGATTCTAAG GGCATGCTAAGGGTTTACTCAGATCAGTTTGGTGGGAGTTGGCTTCCTCTATTTAG TGCCAGCAAAGTAAAGAAACCAGATGAAAACTACTGGGTGGTTGGTTTAAATGCTGAGAAGTTGTTTTGCATTGTATGCAAGTCTCCTGATTTATATCCCAAG GTGTCATCCAAACCAGTCCTCTCACTTCTCGATCTTTCATTTCCTCTTGCATCTTCTGATCTCGGAGCAGAAAATCTCGAAAAAGAATTCATCTTCAGGAACACTCGCCTTTCACAG ATTCATAAAACAATGGATGAAACAGAAGCTGCTGGTATGGATTGCACTACACTCGACGATGAAGCTTTTGATATGGAAACAGCACTCGATAGGTGCATCTTGAGGCTTATTGCATCGTGCTGCAATG GTGATAAGCTAGTAAGAGCTACAGAACTTGTCAAACTTCTATCAATGGAAAAGTCAGTAAGAGGAGCCATAAAACTAGCTAGTACTTTGAAGCTACCGAACTTAGCAGAAAGGTTCAGCAGCATTTTGGAG GAACAATTTCTCAATGACACAACCAAGAACACAGTGCAGTCTCATCCTAACTCGGTTCCTGCTACGTCTACAAAAGTCGACACCATCGACAAGTCTTTCATATCTCCAAACACCTTAACTGAAAAGTCCATCAGCAGAAATAAAACATTGAGCAATAACTTAAGTTCAAGCCTAACCAACGAGCCATCGGAACCTATCACTCCTTCACCCACCCCGAAATTTACAGCCCCCATCTTCCCTAAGAAAAAGCTTCAAGGAAGCAACTTTCATAAGGAGAAAACAGAACCCAACAAGCTGGTTGCAGTTAATGATAGTTCAATGAAGCAAAATGATGGTACATATTTAACAAAAGAAGTAAAATTTTTAGGTGCTTCTAATCCATTTGCTAAATCAGCAAAACTATCAACTGTTCCTGAGAAATCCTCATTACTGGATTCCATCAAGAAGATGAAGACACTCACCTAA
- the LOC130798426 gene encoding uncharacterized protein LOC130798426, whose translation MAEVSFLPFPDEDHDFFIEKDLHCDEISTLDSYSTPYCYSLSRSLDIDADEIFSSNSSTNGSNFTDDVVVDRINQVNFVMNLLHQRVEQSHVVNVDNDFFSDDITDLNFAMIEENYNVGANGLDVDLNLGLGLGLEENDIDDCNCGGVVFSDCGDEFYVSRRETGSRNGNPIPITTSNSSRFGGLMWVDVDSDSDEDNDEANQFFGLHLNSEEDEDYGIDNINDDDLSIPLHWDSFQLDEDDHHGGVNNDFEWEEVYDGVDEREVLSIVADPHDHDSISILPISGPEEDEIGERGRVLGNLEWEVLLNSNGFIRNHETMDYDNDLVDFFGDHDDILNAAEHELMFGQFGESENTHVGRPPASKYVVENLPSVVTTKEDVVDEKALCAVCKDQIEVGEVGRQLPCSHRYHGDCIVPWLRIRNTCPVCRYELPTDDPEYEQRKVQSAARSV comes from the coding sequence ATGGCGGAGGTTTCTTTCCTCCCTTTCCCTGATGAAGAccatgatttttttattgaaaaagatTTACACTGCGATGAAATTTCCACTCTCGATTCCTATTCCACACCCTATTGCTATTCTCTCTCTCGATCCCTCGATATCGACGCAGATGAAATCTTTTCGTCAAATTCATCAACTAATGGATCTAATTTCACTGACGACGTCGTTGTTGATCGAATTAATCAGGTAAATTTTGTTATGAATTTGCTTCATCAACGCGTTGAACAATCTCATGTTGTTAATGTggataatgattttttttcggATGATATTACTGATTTGAATTTCGCAATGATTGAAGAGAATTATAATGTGGGTGCTAACGGTTTGGACGTTGATTTaaatttagggttagggttagggttagaAGAGAATGATATTGACGATTGTAATTGTGGTGGCGTTGTTTTTTCTGATTGTGGGGATGAGTTTTACGTGTCTAGGAGAGAAACTGGCAGTAGAAACGGTAATCCCATTCCAATTACCACTAGTAATTCTTCTAGGTTCGGTGGGTTGATGTGGGTTGATGTCGATTCAGATTCAGATGAGGACAACGATGAGGCAAATCAGTTTTTCGGACTTCATTTGAATTCAGAGGAGGATGAAGATTATGGGATTGATAATATCAATGATGATGACTTGAGTATCCCATTACATTGGGATTCCTTCCAATTGGATGAGGATGATCATCATGGTGGAGTCAATAACGATTTTGAGTGGGAGGAGGTGTATGATGGAGTTGATGAAAGGGAGGTTTTGAGTATTGTGGCTGATCCTCATGATCATGATTCTATTTCAATTTTACCCATTTCGGGGCCGGAGGAAGATGAAATTGGAGAAAGAGGGAGAGTATTGGGGAATTTGGAATGGGAGGTGTTGTTAAACAGTAATGGTTTTATAAGAAATCATGAGACTATGGattatgacaatgatttagtTGATTTCTTTGGTGATCATGATGATATCCTTAATGCGGCCGAGCATGAGTTGATGTTTGGACAGTTTGGAGAGAGTGAAAACACACACGTTGGTCGCCCCCCTGCTTCGAAATATGTTGTTGAGAACCTCCCCTCGGTGGTGACAACGAAAGAGGATGTAGTCGACGAGAAAGCACTTTGTGCTGTTTGTAAAGATCAGATTGAAGTTGGAGAGGTTGGAAGGCAATTGCCTTGTTCACATCGGTATCATGGCGATTGCATCGTCCCTTGGCTTCGAATAAGGAACACCTGTCCTGTATGTCGGTATGAATTGCCTACCGATGACCCTGAATACGAGCAACGGAAGGTCCAGAGTGCAGCCCGTAGCGTGTGA